One window from the genome of Sphaerotilus microaerophilus encodes:
- a CDS encoding c-type cytochrome: protein MAGVALALLMGAGAGAGEAAVPVAQVAQEAPAAEPAAPRRQALVRMVRQDCGSCHGMQLTGGLGPALTREALADKSTEGLAITIYQGRLGTPMPGWRTMLSEPEAQWIAERLVAGFPQEGAR, encoded by the coding sequence ATGGCAGGCGTGGCCCTGGCTCTGCTGATGGGGGCGGGCGCCGGTGCGGGCGAGGCTGCCGTACCGGTCGCTCAGGTCGCTCAGGAAGCACCGGCCGCGGAGCCGGCTGCGCCGCGCCGGCAGGCGCTGGTGCGCATGGTCCGCCAGGACTGCGGCTCCTGCCACGGCATGCAGCTCACCGGCGGCCTGGGCCCGGCGCTGACGCGCGAGGCGCTGGCCGACAAGTCGACCGAAGGCCTGGCGATCACGATCTACCAGGGCCGCCTGGGCACGCCGATGCCGGGCTGGCGCACGATGCTCAGCGAGCCGGAGGCCCAATGGATTGCCGAGCGGCTGGTGGCGGGATTCCCGCAGGAGGGTGCGCGATGA
- a CDS encoding DUF6429 family protein — protein sequence MELDAERIDDAVLALLLLGLHGGNRAWKSFDWDAMNRLHVKGLISNPVGNAKAVMFTPQGKEQAQALLQVLFGRTG from the coding sequence ATGGAACTGGACGCCGAACGCATCGACGACGCCGTGTTGGCATTGCTGCTGCTGGGGCTGCATGGGGGCAACCGCGCCTGGAAGTCCTTCGACTGGGACGCCATGAACCGGCTGCATGTCAAGGGGCTGATCTCCAACCCGGTGGGCAATGCGAAGGCGGTGATGTTCACCCCGCAGGGCAAAGAGCAGGCGCAGGCACTGCTGCAAGTGCTGTTTGGCCGAACAGGCTGA
- a CDS encoding integron integrase, protein MIFSLLTVHPYSTKFAAQSGGCVELILRTASRGGKGLGMLTTSPRGDQKALAGVAGRPLRPVRAAALPPLRATRLLDQVRERVRGLHYSLRTEEAYVFWCRAFVRFHGLRHPAEMGGPEVEAFLTHLAAERRLSVSSHRQALSALLFLYGKVLGQQLPWMDEIGRPVPKRRLPVVLSTQEVAAVLAGMEGVYGLLARLLYGTGLRIEEALQLRVKDLDFANQAIFVRSGKGGKDRVVMLPRSLTSELRQHVAQEARALWSADAAAGHAGVQLPDALERKYPRAGVSWAWFWVFAQQRLSTDPRSGVIRRHHLYPETFQRAFKRAVQAAGITKPATPHTLRHCFATHLLQSGSDIRTVQELLGHADVATTMIYTHVLKVGGMGARSPLDALLPA, encoded by the coding sequence TTGATTTTCTCCCTATTGACTGTACATCCATACAGTACTAAATTTGCCGCACAAAGCGGCGGGTGCGTGGAGCTGATTCTGCGCACCGCCAGCCGCGGTGGCAAGGGGTTGGGCATGTTGACGACGAGTCCACGCGGGGATCAGAAGGCCTTGGCAGGTGTGGCGGGCAGGCCGCTGCGGCCTGTGAGGGCAGCGGCGCTGCCACCCCTGCGTGCCACGCGGCTGCTGGATCAGGTGCGCGAGCGGGTGCGGGGCTTGCACTACAGCCTGCGCACCGAAGAGGCCTATGTGTTCTGGTGCCGTGCCTTCGTGCGTTTTCATGGCCTGCGGCACCCGGCCGAGATGGGCGGGCCCGAGGTCGAGGCCTTCTTGACGCATCTTGCGGCAGAGCGTCGATTGTCGGTGTCGAGCCATCGGCAGGCGCTGTCGGCATTGCTGTTTCTCTACGGCAAGGTGCTGGGCCAGCAGCTGCCGTGGATGGACGAGATCGGGCGGCCGGTGCCCAAGCGGCGCTTGCCCGTCGTCCTGTCCACACAGGAGGTGGCCGCGGTGCTCGCGGGCATGGAGGGGGTGTATGGCCTGCTGGCACGCCTGCTCTATGGGACTGGGCTGCGCATCGAGGAGGCACTTCAGTTGCGGGTCAAGGACCTGGACTTCGCGAACCAGGCCATCTTCGTGCGCTCCGGCAAGGGCGGCAAGGACCGTGTCGTGATGCTGCCGCGCAGCCTGACATCGGAACTCAGGCAGCATGTCGCACAGGAAGCCCGTGCGCTCTGGTCAGCCGATGCAGCCGCAGGGCACGCTGGCGTTCAGTTACCGGACGCACTGGAGCGCAAGTACCCCCGCGCCGGCGTGAGCTGGGCCTGGTTCTGGGTGTTTGCGCAGCAGCGCCTGTCGACCGATCCGCGCAGCGGGGTGATCCGCCGCCATCACCTGTATCCGGAGACCTTCCAGCGAGCCTTCAAGCGCGCCGTGCAGGCCGCCGGCATCACCAAACCGGCCACGCCGCACACATTGCGGCATTGTTTTGCCACGCACCTGCTGCAGTCGGGCTCGGACATCCGCACCGTGCAGGAACTGCTTGGCCACGCGGATGTGGCCACGACCATGATCTACACCCACGTGCTGAAGGTCGGCGGCATGGGGGCGCGCAGCCCGCTGGATGCGCTGTTACCAGCCTGA
- a CDS encoding chaperone NapD, translating to MNISSLVVDARPDFLAQVRHQLGAIPGVDVHAATPEGKLIVTLEADTNDATTDTFSRIGAVEGVMSVAMVYHQFEPDQDLSQEH from the coding sequence ATGAACATTTCCAGCCTCGTGGTCGACGCCCGACCCGACTTCCTCGCGCAGGTGCGCCACCAGCTGGGTGCGATCCCCGGTGTGGACGTGCACGCCGCCACGCCCGAGGGCAAGCTGATCGTCACGCTCGAAGCCGATACCAACGACGCCACCACCGACACCTTCTCGCGCATCGGCGCGGTCGAAGGCGTGATGTCGGTGGCCATGGTCTATCACCAGTTCGAACCCGACCAGGACCTGAGCCAGGAGCACTGA
- a CDS encoding Lrp/AsnC family transcriptional regulator, producing MMHDGFRLALLNPWQHDFPLLRDPFDVIARSLAVEPDVVLAGYRRLLADGSLSRIGAVFAAGAGGAGLLAAMAVPLERLEAVAAIVSAHPGVNHNYEREGLHNLWFVMTGADRAAVDAAMDHLEQATGLAALRLRMLRPYRIDLGFDLNGTARARPPRRAEVPRVAEADWPLAALAEAGLPLERDPFDRWAAQLGRHPEDLIATLADWVQAGTLSRFGTVVRHHELGWSANAMTVFDVPDDRVDACGAALARVPGVTLAYRRERASGWPYNLYCMVHGRDREAVARLLAEAIGPCGLADCPRSVLFSRRRFKQTGARRFRDRVTLPTRGESHAHG from the coding sequence ATGATGCACGATGGCTTCCGGCTGGCGCTGCTCAACCCCTGGCAGCACGACTTCCCGCTGCTGCGCGACCCCTTCGACGTGATCGCCCGCTCGCTCGCGGTGGAGCCCGACGTGGTGCTGGCGGGCTACCGCCGCCTGCTGGCCGATGGCAGCCTGAGCCGCATCGGCGCGGTCTTTGCCGCCGGTGCCGGCGGTGCCGGGCTGCTGGCCGCGATGGCGGTACCGCTGGAGCGGCTGGAGGCGGTGGCGGCGATCGTCTCCGCGCACCCGGGCGTGAACCACAACTACGAGCGCGAGGGGCTGCACAACCTCTGGTTCGTGATGACCGGCGCCGACCGCGCGGCCGTCGACGCGGCGATGGACCACCTGGAGCAGGCCACCGGCCTGGCCGCGCTACGCCTGCGCATGCTGCGACCCTACCGCATCGACCTGGGCTTCGACCTGAATGGCACGGCCCGTGCCCGCCCGCCGCGCCGCGCCGAGGTGCCCCGCGTGGCCGAGGCCGACTGGCCGCTGGCCGCCCTGGCCGAGGCCGGCCTGCCGCTGGAACGCGATCCCTTCGACCGCTGGGCCGCGCAGCTCGGCCGCCACCCGGAGGATCTGATCGCCACGCTGGCCGACTGGGTGCAGGCCGGCACGCTCAGCCGCTTCGGCACCGTGGTGCGCCACCACGAGCTGGGCTGGAGCGCCAATGCGATGACGGTGTTCGACGTGCCCGACGACCGCGTCGATGCCTGTGGCGCCGCGCTGGCGCGCGTGCCGGGCGTGACGCTGGCCTACCGGCGCGAGCGCGCCAGCGGCTGGCCGTACAACCTCTACTGCATGGTGCACGGGCGTGACCGCGAGGCGGTGGCGCGGCTGCTGGCCGAGGCGATCGGCCCCTGCGGGCTGGCGGACTGCCCGCGCTCGGTGCTGTTCTCACGCAGGCGTTTCAAGCAAACGGGGGCCCGGCGTTTCCGCGACCGGGTGACCCTGCCAACACGGGGGGAGTCACATGCACATGGCTGA
- a CDS encoding type II toxin-antitoxin system RelE/ParE family toxin, whose product MTSYTVTLSPEAMADLRRLEDFAIERELDSHTPDWGTPQRALDALHEGLRLLSWSPYTCRKAELGNGRSRELIVPFGGTGYVVLFEIIGDRVLVGAVRHQREEDYRR is encoded by the coding sequence GTGACCTCCTACACGGTCACCCTGTCGCCAGAGGCCATGGCCGACCTGAGGCGGCTGGAAGACTTTGCCATTGAGCGCGAACTCGACAGCCACACACCGGACTGGGGCACTCCGCAACGTGCACTGGACGCGCTGCACGAAGGCCTGCGCCTGCTGTCCTGGTCGCCATACACCTGCCGCAAGGCGGAGTTGGGCAACGGCCGCTCGCGTGAGCTGATCGTGCCCTTTGGCGGGACCGGCTACGTCGTCCTCTTCGAAATTATTGGCGACCGAGTGCTGGTCGGCGCGGTCCGCCACCAGCGGGAAGAGGATTACCGGCGCTGA
- the nirJ gene encoding heme d1 biosynthesis radical SAM protein NirJ, producing the protein MFRISQYLRDLATAERTGSYPALPARRGAGLPGPVVIWNLIRRCNLTCKHCYALSADHEYAGELSTQEVFTVMDDLRAYRVPVLILSGGEPLLRPDLFDIADRAKVMGFYVGLSTNGTLIDAPMANRVARARFNYVGISLDGIGAVHDRFRRLEGAFDLSLAAVRHLHERGVKVGLRYTMTDLNAGELPALLQLMHDEGAEKFYFSHLNYAGRGNIHRGRDAHFIATRRAMDLLFDTAWRDAQAGSPREYVTGNNDADGVYLLQWVRERFPRWVEPLRQHLQAWGGNSSGVNVANIDNLGVVHPDTMWWHHSLGSVRERPFSTIWSDTSDPLMAGLKQKPRAVGGRCAQCQHVAICGGNTRVRAQQVTGDAWAEDPGCYLDDAEIGLDARAAGATERVAVTPFKSARSARIEDIPVVSS; encoded by the coding sequence ATGTTCCGCATTTCTCAGTACCTGCGCGACCTGGCCACCGCCGAGCGCACCGGCAGCTACCCGGCGCTGCCGGCCCGCCGCGGCGCGGGCCTGCCGGGCCCGGTCGTGATCTGGAACCTGATCCGCCGCTGCAACCTCACCTGCAAGCACTGCTACGCCCTGTCGGCCGACCACGAGTACGCCGGCGAGCTCAGCACGCAGGAGGTCTTCACCGTGATGGACGACCTGCGTGCCTACCGCGTGCCGGTACTCATCCTCTCCGGCGGCGAGCCGCTGCTGCGCCCGGACCTGTTCGACATCGCCGACCGCGCCAAGGTGATGGGCTTCTACGTTGGCCTGTCCACCAATGGCACGCTGATCGACGCGCCGATGGCCAACCGCGTGGCGCGCGCGCGCTTCAACTACGTCGGCATCAGCCTGGACGGCATCGGCGCGGTGCACGACCGCTTCCGCCGGCTCGAAGGTGCCTTCGACCTCAGCCTGGCTGCCGTGAGGCACCTGCACGAGCGCGGCGTCAAGGTCGGCCTGCGCTACACCATGACCGACCTCAACGCCGGCGAGCTGCCCGCGCTGCTGCAGCTCATGCACGACGAGGGCGCCGAGAAGTTCTACTTCTCCCACCTCAACTACGCCGGGCGCGGCAACATCCACCGCGGCCGCGATGCCCACTTCATCGCCACCCGCCGGGCGATGGACCTGCTCTTCGACACCGCCTGGCGCGACGCCCAGGCCGGCAGCCCGCGTGAGTACGTCACCGGCAACAACGATGCCGACGGCGTCTACCTGCTGCAGTGGGTGCGCGAGCGCTTTCCCCGCTGGGTCGAACCCCTGCGCCAGCATCTGCAGGCCTGGGGTGGCAACTCCAGCGGCGTCAACGTGGCCAACATCGACAACCTCGGCGTGGTCCACCCCGACACCATGTGGTGGCACCACAGCCTGGGCAGCGTGCGCGAGCGGCCCTTCTCGACCATCTGGAGCGACACCAGCGACCCGCTCATGGCCGGTCTCAAGCAGAAGCCCCGCGCCGTGGGCGGGCGCTGCGCACAGTGCCAGCACGTTGCCATCTGCGGCGGCAACACCCGCGTGCGCGCCCAGCAGGTCACCGGCGACGCCTGGGCCGAAGACCCGGGCTGCTACCTGGACGACGCCGAGATCGGCCTGGACGCCCGTGCAGCCGGGGCAACCGAGCGCGTGGCCGTGACCCCCTTCAAGTCCGCCCGCAGCGCCCGGATCGAGGACATCCCGGTCGTTTCGAGCTGA
- a CDS encoding YlcI/YnfO family protein: MRSATFPPIRVKPEVRSEVEAVLREGESLTQFIEEAVVSAAAWRRNQAEFVARGEAAIDRCKREGGGLSVDEAMADLQGRLDAARSQAAKRSHQ, from the coding sequence ATGCGCTCTGCCACCTTTCCCCCAATCCGTGTCAAGCCCGAGGTTCGGTCTGAAGTCGAGGCCGTTCTCCGCGAAGGAGAGTCGCTGACCCAGTTCATCGAAGAAGCCGTGGTGTCAGCCGCAGCGTGGCGGCGTAACCAGGCTGAGTTCGTGGCCCGCGGCGAGGCGGCCATCGACCGGTGCAAACGCGAGGGCGGCGGCCTGTCGGTGGACGAGGCCATGGCTGACCTGCAGGGGCGTCTCGACGCAGCCCGCAGTCAGGCCGCCAAGCGCTCCCACCAGTGA
- a CDS encoding cupin domain-containing protein, which translates to MKQFPHPVSLTLAVVAAALLAGCAASVGAQSAAPTAAVAPAASGTPVPAAGVSRPGFDSKPIYTAGVSGDEQKEVVMISVAIAPGASSPAHTHPGDCVGTVIDGQIELRAFGKDPRRVQAGEAFGNTRGTVHQFVNVGDKPVRMITTLVVDKGRPRTVMQPDFK; encoded by the coding sequence ATGAAGCAGTTCCCGCATCCCGTTTCCCTGACGCTTGCCGTCGTCGCTGCCGCCCTGCTGGCCGGCTGCGCCGCCTCCGTCGGCGCCCAGTCCGCAGCCCCCACTGCGGCAGTTGCGCCAGCCGCCTCCGGCACCCCGGTGCCCGCCGCTGGCGTGAGCCGCCCCGGCTTCGACTCCAAACCGATCTACACCGCCGGCGTGTCCGGTGACGAGCAAAAAGAGGTGGTGATGATCTCGGTCGCTATCGCCCCCGGCGCCTCCTCTCCGGCGCATACCCACCCCGGCGACTGCGTCGGCACCGTGATTGACGGCCAGATTGAGTTGCGCGCCTTCGGCAAGGATCCCCGCCGCGTCCAGGCTGGCGAGGCCTTCGGCAACACCCGCGGCACCGTGCACCAGTTCGTCAACGTCGGCGACAAGCCCGTGCGCATGATCACCACCCTGGTGGTCGACAAGGGCCGGCCGCGCACGGTGATGCAGCCGGATTTCAAGTGA
- a CDS encoding AsnC family transcriptional regulator: protein MATLDGFDRALIAATQGGLPLVPRPYEAVGAVLGVSAEQVRERLAEMLAQGLIRRIGAVPNHYRLGYIANGMTVWDVDDAHIDALGERIGALPGVSHCYRRPRHLPSWPYNLFAMLHGRSRAEVEQQAAQLRTLLGDACRASDILYSSEILKKTGLRLGHVG from the coding sequence ATGGCCACGCTGGACGGCTTCGACCGCGCACTGATCGCCGCCACCCAGGGCGGCCTGCCGCTGGTGCCGCGGCCCTACGAGGCGGTCGGTGCCGTGCTCGGCGTGAGTGCCGAGCAGGTGCGCGAGCGCCTGGCCGAGATGCTCGCGCAGGGGCTGATCCGCCGCATCGGCGCGGTGCCCAACCACTACCGGCTCGGCTACATCGCCAACGGCATGACGGTGTGGGACGTGGACGATGCGCACATCGACGCGCTGGGCGAGCGCATCGGCGCGCTGCCCGGCGTGAGCCACTGCTACCGCCGCCCGCGCCACCTGCCCAGCTGGCCGTACAACCTCTTCGCCATGCTGCACGGGCGCAGCCGCGCCGAGGTCGAGCAGCAGGCCGCGCAGCTGCGTACCCTGCTGGGCGATGCCTGCAGGGCCAGCGACATCCTCTACTCCAGCGAAATCCTGAAGAAGACAGGGCTTCGGCTGGGCCACGTCGGCTGA
- the napA gene encoding nitrate reductase catalytic subunit NapA, with the protein MEFPVTFTRRDFVKHKAAAAAATAAGVALPEAYAQTAAASDGIRWDKGACRYCGTGCGVLVGVKDGRIVATQGDPDAPVNKGLNCIKGYFLAKIQYGQDRLTKPLLRMKDGKFDKAGEFQPISWDQAFDIMAEKVKTTLKDPNQGARGVAMFGSGQWTVFEGYAAAKLWKAGLRTNSLDPNARHCMASAVAGFMRTFGIDEPMGCYDDAEHADAFVLWGSNMAEMHPILWSRITNRRLSAKHVKLHVLSTFTHRSCELADNELIFKPQSDLAILNYICNYIIQNKAVNEAFVKKNVGFFKGVTDIGYGLRPNHPLEVAAGNNGYMGADGKPKGDPNKHTPISFDDFAAFVSEYTLDKAHEISGVPKDKLEALAKAYADPKTKVTSYWTMGFNQHTRGTWVNNMIYNVHLLVGKISEPGNSPFSLTGQPSACGTAREVGTFAHRLPADMVVTNPKHRAESEKLWNLPAGTIPDWVGYHAVLQSRMAKDGKIGFLWTSTTNNMQAGPNINQETYPGWRNPKCFTVVSDAYPTVSAMAADLILPCAMWMEKEGMFGNAERRGQMWRQQVKAPGDAKSDLWQYIEFSKRFKTDEVWPAELLDKNPQYKGKTLYEVLYANGQVNKFGLAELAKVNGHAIPNYSNAESEAFGFYLQKGLFEEYASFGRGHAHDLADFDVYHKVRGMRWPVVNGKETLWRFREGYDPYVKAGEGVKFYGYPDGKAKIFALPYQPAAEMPDAEYDLWLCTGRVLEHWHTGTMTRRVPELYKAFPDAVVWMHPKDAEKRGMKHGDAVKAVTRRGEIALRVNTRGRNKVPEGLVFIPFFDEHRLVNKLTLDATCPISKETDFKKCAVKVVKA; encoded by the coding sequence ATGGAATTCCCCGTCACCTTCACGCGCCGCGATTTCGTCAAGCACAAGGCGGCCGCCGCTGCCGCCACCGCCGCGGGCGTGGCCTTGCCCGAGGCCTACGCGCAAACGGCCGCGGCCTCCGACGGCATCCGCTGGGACAAGGGCGCCTGCCGCTACTGCGGCACCGGCTGCGGCGTGCTGGTGGGCGTCAAGGACGGGCGCATCGTCGCCACCCAGGGCGACCCGGACGCGCCGGTCAACAAGGGCCTGAACTGCATCAAGGGCTACTTCCTGGCCAAGATCCAGTACGGCCAGGACCGCCTGACCAAGCCGCTTCTGCGCATGAAGGACGGCAAGTTCGACAAGGCCGGCGAGTTCCAGCCGATCAGCTGGGACCAGGCCTTCGACATCATGGCCGAGAAGGTCAAGACCACGCTGAAGGACCCCAACCAGGGCGCGCGCGGCGTGGCGATGTTCGGCTCCGGCCAGTGGACCGTGTTCGAGGGCTATGCCGCCGCCAAGCTCTGGAAGGCCGGCCTGCGCACCAACAGCCTGGACCCGAATGCGCGCCACTGCATGGCCAGCGCCGTGGCCGGCTTCATGCGCACCTTCGGCATCGACGAGCCGATGGGCTGCTATGACGACGCCGAGCACGCCGACGCCTTCGTGCTCTGGGGCTCGAACATGGCCGAGATGCACCCGATCCTCTGGTCGCGCATCACCAACCGGCGCCTGAGCGCCAAGCACGTCAAGCTGCACGTGCTGTCCACCTTCACGCACCGCAGCTGCGAGCTGGCCGACAACGAGTTGATCTTCAAGCCGCAGAGCGACCTGGCGATCCTCAATTACATCTGCAACTACATCATCCAGAACAAGGCGGTCAACGAGGCCTTCGTGAAGAAGAACGTCGGCTTCTTCAAGGGCGTCACCGACATCGGTTACGGCCTGCGCCCCAATCACCCGCTGGAAGTGGCTGCCGGCAACAACGGCTACATGGGTGCGGACGGCAAGCCCAAGGGCGACCCGAACAAGCACACGCCGATCAGCTTCGACGACTTCGCCGCCTTCGTCTCCGAGTACACCCTGGACAAGGCGCACGAGATCTCCGGCGTGCCCAAGGACAAGCTGGAAGCGCTGGCCAAGGCCTACGCCGACCCGAAGACCAAGGTGACGTCCTACTGGACCATGGGCTTCAACCAGCACACCCGGGGCACCTGGGTGAACAACATGATCTACAACGTCCACCTGCTGGTGGGCAAGATCTCCGAGCCTGGCAACAGCCCCTTCTCGCTCACCGGCCAGCCCAGCGCCTGCGGCACCGCGCGCGAGGTCGGCACCTTCGCGCACCGCCTGCCGGCCGACATGGTGGTGACCAACCCGAAGCACCGCGCCGAGAGCGAGAAGCTCTGGAACCTGCCGGCCGGCACGATCCCTGACTGGGTGGGCTACCACGCCGTGCTGCAAAGCCGCATGGCCAAGGACGGCAAGATCGGCTTCCTCTGGACCAGCACGACCAACAACATGCAGGCCGGGCCGAACATCAACCAGGAAACCTATCCTGGCTGGCGCAACCCGAAGTGCTTCACCGTGGTCTCGGACGCCTACCCGACGGTCTCGGCCATGGCCGCCGACCTGATCCTGCCCTGCGCGATGTGGATGGAGAAGGAAGGCATGTTCGGCAACGCCGAGCGCCGCGGCCAGATGTGGCGCCAGCAGGTCAAGGCGCCGGGCGATGCGAAGTCCGACCTGTGGCAGTACATCGAGTTCTCCAAGCGCTTCAAGACCGATGAGGTCTGGCCGGCCGAACTGCTCGACAAGAACCCGCAGTACAAGGGCAAGACGCTCTACGAGGTGCTGTACGCCAACGGCCAGGTGAACAAGTTCGGCCTCGCCGAACTCGCCAAGGTCAACGGCCATGCGATCCCGAACTACAGCAATGCCGAGTCGGAGGCCTTCGGTTTCTACCTGCAGAAGGGCCTGTTCGAGGAGTACGCCAGCTTCGGCCGCGGCCACGCCCACGACCTGGCGGACTTCGACGTCTATCACAAGGTGCGCGGCATGCGCTGGCCGGTGGTGAACGGCAAGGAAACCCTGTGGCGCTTCCGCGAGGGCTATGACCCCTACGTGAAGGCCGGCGAGGGCGTGAAGTTCTACGGCTACCCAGACGGCAAGGCCAAGATCTTCGCCCTGCCCTACCAGCCGGCCGCCGAGATGCCCGACGCCGAGTACGACCTCTGGCTGTGCACCGGCCGCGTGCTGGAGCACTGGCACACCGGCACGATGACGCGCCGCGTGCCCGAGCTGTACAAGGCCTTCCCCGACGCCGTGGTGTGGATGCACCCCAAGGACGCCGAGAAGCGCGGCATGAAGCACGGCGACGCTGTCAAGGCGGTCACGCGGCGCGGCGAGATCGCCCTGCGCGTGAACACCCGCGGACGCAACAAGGTGCCCGAGGGCCTGGTGTTCATCCCCTTCTTCGACGAGCACCGCCTGGTCAACAAGCTCACGCTGGACGCGACCTGCCCGATCTCGAAGGAAACCGACTTCAAGAAGTGCGCCGTCAAGGTCGTCAAGGCTTGA
- a CDS encoding cytochrome D1 domain-containing protein — protein sequence MNRRACLLGGLALPLAWSGCAAVAPSGAAPSAAPALMGSGDLGVVIERATGTLAIVNTSSRSLLGKVTGLGDLSHASVVFSRDQRFAYVFGRDGGLTKVDVLERRIVHRVMQAGNSIGGAISADGTLVAAQNYTPGGVKVFDARTLALVADLPAVIDPVKQSGKPTGQLSRVVGLVDLPGRRFAYSLFDADAIWIADLSDVAQPKVTKLEGIGRQPYDALVTPDGRHYIAGLFGEDGLAMVDLWAAEPRVRRILGGYGRGQQPLPVFKMPHLRGWAVAGRHAYLPAIGRHEVLVVDTESWQEVGRIPVAGQPVFVIARPDGRQVWVNFAVPDYHRVQVIDTTSRSVVRTIEPGKAVLHMEFTPRGEAVWISARDANRVTVYDTQRIEPVGELALDAPSGIFFTARAARVGF from the coding sequence ATGAACCGGCGCGCCTGCCTGCTGGGTGGCCTGGCGCTGCCGCTGGCCTGGAGCGGCTGTGCCGCGGTGGCGCCGAGCGGGGCCGCACCGTCGGCGGCTCCGGCCCTGATGGGCAGTGGCGACCTGGGCGTGGTGATCGAGCGCGCCACCGGCACGCTCGCCATCGTCAACACCAGCTCGCGCAGCCTGCTCGGCAAGGTCACCGGGCTGGGCGACCTCTCGCACGCCTCGGTGGTGTTCTCGCGCGACCAGCGCTTTGCCTACGTGTTCGGCCGCGACGGCGGTCTGACGAAGGTGGATGTGCTGGAGCGCCGCATCGTCCACCGTGTGATGCAGGCCGGCAACTCGATCGGCGGCGCCATCTCGGCCGACGGCACGCTGGTGGCGGCGCAGAACTACACGCCCGGCGGCGTGAAGGTGTTCGATGCCCGCACGCTGGCGCTGGTGGCCGACCTCCCGGCGGTCATCGACCCGGTGAAGCAGTCCGGCAAGCCCACTGGTCAGTTGTCCCGCGTGGTTGGCCTGGTCGACCTGCCGGGGCGGCGTTTCGCCTACAGCCTGTTCGACGCCGACGCGATCTGGATCGCCGACCTGAGCGATGTCGCCCAGCCGAAGGTCACCAAGCTGGAGGGCATCGGCCGCCAGCCCTACGACGCGCTGGTCACGCCCGATGGGCGCCACTACATCGCCGGCCTGTTCGGCGAGGACGGCCTGGCGATGGTCGACCTGTGGGCCGCCGAGCCCCGGGTGCGGCGCATCCTGGGCGGCTACGGCCGCGGCCAGCAGCCGCTGCCGGTGTTCAAGATGCCGCACCTGCGCGGCTGGGCCGTGGCCGGGCGGCATGCCTACCTGCCCGCCATCGGCCGCCACGAGGTGCTGGTGGTGGACACCGAGAGCTGGCAGGAGGTGGGCCGCATCCCGGTGGCCGGCCAGCCCGTGTTTGTGATCGCGCGGCCGGACGGCCGCCAGGTCTGGGTCAACTTCGCGGTGCCCGACTACCACCGCGTGCAGGTCATCGACACGACCAGCCGCAGCGTGGTCCGGACCATCGAGCCGGGCAAGGCCGTGCTGCACATGGAGTTCACGCCGCGCGGCGAGGCGGTGTGGATCAGCGCGCGCGATGCGAACCGGGTGACGGTCTACGACACCCAGCGCATCGAGCCGGTCGGCGAGCTGGCGCTGGACGCGCCCAGCGGCATCTTTTTCACCGCCCGCGCCGCGCGCGTGGGCTTCTGA